TACTGCAACTACCCTTGGCGCTTCACAGACTTTGCCTGGAATCTTTAGAAACTGTCCATCTAGTCATATGTTTGAACAGGGTAGTTTCACTCTTATGAACCGTTGTGGGACTCTTGTGTACAAAGGAATGGTTTTTGCTACTGTGGGATTAGCTGCAGGTCTTGTTGGAACAGCTATCTCTAATGGTTTGATCttgctgaggaagaagatggaccCTGGTTTCGAAACGCCGAACAAACCGCCGCCTACTGTGTTGAATTCTTTGACTTGGGCAACGCATATGGGGGTGAGTGCCAATGTGAGGTACCAGACGTTGAATGGGATTGAGTTCTTGCTGGCTAAGGTGTTGCCGCCATTGGTGTTTAAAACCGGTGTAGTGGTTTTAAGGTGTGCGAACAATGTTGCTGGAGGTATGTCGTTTGTTATATTGGCGAGGATGACGGGTTCACAGTCTGTGGAGGAGAAGGTAGAGATGTCAGAGAtttcagagaaagagaaggatgaTTGAATCTCTCATCTTAGTCTTTTTGAGGTTTTAGTTCCTCTTGTGTTTTCCGTCCGTTCATAGGTATCTCTGAGTTTGAAACCATTTTCCGCAATACGACTTTAGTTCTGGTTTGTGTTGGAATAAATAAGATGAACTTCTTTAGGTCCATCCTAATATTTGGATGTCATTGTTAGGCCAAGTTTGCTGTTTTCTTTATCTACTACCATGAATATAAAACTCAATAAGAGAATTGAATGATTTGTTTCTCGGACATTGTACTTCTTTTATGTAAGAGAAAGCTCTCTGCGTACTATTCTAGGAAAACTGGTAGAAGCAAATGACGTGGTGacgcttgttgttgttggtagaCAAAAGTTGAGGTCAAAGTAAACACAAGGACTTGATCAGTTTTAATGGACTACGTAACTAATGATGCGTCTTTCATTATGACGGCGTCAACTAATAATGGGTTTATTGTGTGTAATTggacagatgatgatgattgtcaagaaaacaagaaccacTTGCAAAATTTGACTAAACAAtattgtcaaaagaaaaataaaataagcaaTCTATGGTCAAAAGTGTTGTTACATTCCAGTAGATTAGAGCTAAAGAAAGCCCCCATCTACTTTATCTCaatccaaacatatatatttaggtTAACAGTACAAGACACTCTCTTTTCCATTCAACCTACCATCCAACAAGTTTCTATTGACACAAGTTAAACCAGAGTATGAAGTACATATCTTACAACAACATGGAATgaaagagagagtgtgtgtgtgtgtgttcacaAGGAATCATCATCTAACAGCCTCAGGTGCAGAATTGCAGTAGGGCGTGTGCAAGCACACGAGTCTCGTGAAAGTCAGACACACAACAGCACACGCTAGTCCCAGCACCATCCCCACACTGCCTTTCCTTCTCTCTAACCTCACCGCTCTCTTAATCACCTGCCAGAAGCTGGGCAGTAATCCACCGCATGCCACCACCATTACGTGGTCCAGTCCACTGTAATCTATCCCGGCTAATATGGATCCTATGGCTGATATGGGTCCAACAAATCCTATTAAAGCAGCTGCTGCAAGAGCTGCGTGCCAACTGTCAGTAGCCCCAAAGACACAGCTTGCAACCGCTGTCCCTCTAGGAAGCCCGTGTAGGGAAACCGGGAGAACCATGTGTCTGCCAAGTCCATAAGCATTTGGAGCAGCTACCCCAAGAGCAAGCCCCTCGGCTAGTGCATGGAACCCAACCGCTCCACATGCTAATAATGATTGGAGTGTTATCACACTGGTTGGAAAATTGGTTACAGGGTTTATTAAACTGCCTGCCCCGGACTTTTTTCGACAAGTTACATTCAGGATGCTCGAGCTAATGAAATGGCTCAGTCCAGCTCCAACTGCAAGTAGACTAAGCAGAGGGATGAATCCCATTTTTGCGGATACCAGTAGTTGAAGCGGACGCCAAAGACCAAGGACAAAAGCAATGCCTGAGGCTACTCCCATGAGAAGGGCGTGCTGGAGGCGGAAGGTGACTGCCGATGCAACCAGAAATACACCCCCAAGCAATGGACCCAGACCAAAGAGGAGTGAAACGAAGAAGCCAGAGGCATCCTCTGAGCTGCAGATTGGAGAAAATGAAGCCTTAGTTGAATTTAAGAACCAATATATTGgaacaacatataaattttaCTTGAATTCCGTAGTTTTACTTGTAATCATGTGTGAAACTCTCGAAAAGAGTGCTAAGAGCTTCCATGGAAGCTACTGATATTGTGGCTGCAGATGCCACTTGCGACGGAGACGCTTCCTGTTGTGGTAACAATGAATAGAATTTAATTCAGTATACTAAGTGAAATCCGCATATCTCTCAAATACGAACATCAACAATTGATTTCATAAATCACGACATGAAATTCACCTTAAATGCATCAGGAAGCACTTCAGCAATAACCATCCAAATCATGCATCCGGCAGCAAATCCAGTgcaaaaaggcaaaaacttgCTAAACGCATCAGCGCATAAAAAAGCTGGCACAGCGACGATAGGCTGGTAAAGAATACCAAAATGAATCAGTAACATGTTATGCAAACAAAGACATTAAATCACAGAACATCATATGATTACCTGAGGTAAGGATGTTATTATACTCCAGAGCATGGCATTTTGTGGAGAAACACCCCTTGATGCCAGCACCATGCTAACAGCCAACCCTTCTGGAATGTTATGGACAGCTATGGCCAAAGTGACCAGAAGCCCTTGACTAAAACCCTTTGAACCAGCGAACGATACACCAACCCCAGATCCTTCCCCAAAAGAATGAAGTGTCATAATTCCTATGACGAGAACAACTTTAGTTGCATCTGCACCTTTAATATCCAGCATGCTAACTTCACCATATTGTTCAAGAATCTGTCCAAAATACAGAGTCTTAATGAGTGAGTTTTTAATTCTGAAATTTCATACAACTTGGCAGGCAGCTAATGTAAGAGGAAACAAGAGAAAAGACAAGTTTTTCTCGGCATGTGAGTCTAAACATTTATGAGATTCTACAACTCTGCAGTTGATAAGAGTATACAACAGAAAAGTAACTAGATGACTGACAGCCAAACATTCAGTTGCTTACCTTCTTGCAGAGCCAGATGAACAAAGCACCGGCTAGAATCCCAATAACAACCCAGTTACCAGAGCCATGCTCCTGCCCTTCCTTTACAAGATCAAAGCTAGCAGCCAACATAACACCAGCCGCCATGCCATTGCATATTCCAGCCCATTGAGGATCAAgttcaacaaagaagaagggCACTGCACCTAACCCAGTGGCAGCAGCCATTGCCAAGGTGAACAAGGCAACAGTGGAGACAGAAACTTTGCTGTGACTGCCTCTCTTGTCACCCATTCCTATGTCATGTAAGGTTTTCTCTACACCACTTCCGTCAATAACATTCCGTCCCATGTTTTCATGGGGTGAAGCTCTAACTTTATGTGAAACCTCCCATTGAGAATCTGCGCCGGCGGTGTTCCCAACGAATACAACGAAGAATAAGAATAGAAGCGGCAGAAGTAGTCGTTTGCAGCCTGAATGCATCATTTTTTGATGCTGAAAGATCTTCTTCAAGCAAGTTTTCTCCTTACAAGAGATTTGAGAAAAACGCTCGATAAATTAAAGGGAATAATACCAAATAAACTCCAAAGGCTCTGTAGGAATCAAAACTGCATCAATAGGATGTAACTGTTCCCTGTTgaataaaaatcataagaaataaatattcaaCTTAGCAAACTGTAAAGAATAAAACTTTCAATAAGCATAATAAATACCCTTGTTAACATTACCCGTTTCATAGATCACAACGCACATAATTATCTTCCCTACGCATCTAACTACAATATGAACGCATTAGATAAATTTGCTTTAAGAAAAGGATatagtatcatcatcatccaaacCTAAACCTAAAGTCTCTTAAGAAAACCCAGAACTACAAAGCAACATTATTTGCAAAATCAGaatccttccttt
The Camelina sativa cultivar DH55 chromosome 15, Cs, whole genome shotgun sequence DNA segment above includes these coding regions:
- the LOC104745016 gene encoding putative zinc transporter At3g08650 — its product is MMHSGCKRLLLPLLFLFFVVFVGNTAGADSQWEVSHKVRASPHENMGRNVIDGSGVEKTLHDIGMGDKRGSHSKVSVSTVALFTLAMAAATGLGAVPFFFVELDPQWAGICNGMAAGVMLAASFDLVKEGQEHGSGNWVVIGILAGALFIWLCKKILEQYGEVSMLDIKGADATKVVLVIGIMTLHSFGEGSGVGVSFAGSKGFSQGLLVTLAIAVHNIPEGLAVSMVLASRGVSPQNAMLWSIITSLPQPIVAVPAFLCADAFSKFLPFCTGFAAGCMIWMVIAEVLPDAFKEASPSQVASAATISVASMEALSTLFESFTHDYNSEDASGFFVSLLFGLGPLLGGVFLVASAVTFRLQHALLMGVASGIAFVLGLWRPLQLLVSAKMGFIPLLSLLAVGAGLSHFISSSILNVTCRKKSGAGSLINPVTNFPTSVITLQSLLACGAVGFHALAEGLALGVAAPNAYGLGRHMVLPVSLHGLPRGTAVASCVFGATDSWHAALAAAALIGFVGPISAIGSILAGIDYSGLDHVMVVACGGLLPSFWQVIKRAVRLERRKGSVGMVLGLACAVVCLTFTRLVCLHTPYCNSAPEAVR